A stretch of Deinobacterium chartae DNA encodes these proteins:
- a CDS encoding GNAT family N-acetyltransferase: MPFQIRQVRDPQDAVIERFGALQEAVYPEPDMLIPARYVRMMLDMTSGGRRNFLLVAEDGARLLGAALFHLLTPVGSGFSSFLGVARAARGTGVARALHRARLETLDSALGKPVAGVFIDVVNPLRLSPEELEAEWRVGSDPWTRRKAFRALGFRQLDVRYEQPVGGPDGGPVTNMDLLFYPHAALEGHAEIPTDLVADTLRTYWNGWLGEQRAARHARELRERAGGQTVALIDPVPAS, from the coding sequence ATGCCGTTTCAGATTCGCCAGGTCAGGGACCCGCAGGACGCGGTGATCGAGCGCTTCGGCGCTCTTCAAGAAGCGGTGTATCCCGAACCCGACATGCTGATTCCCGCCCGTTACGTGCGCATGATGCTCGACATGACCTCGGGCGGACGCCGCAACTTTTTGCTGGTCGCCGAGGACGGTGCCCGGCTGCTGGGAGCGGCGCTGTTTCATCTGCTCACCCCCGTGGGCAGCGGCTTCTCCAGCTTCCTGGGCGTGGCGCGCGCCGCGCGCGGCACCGGGGTGGCCCGCGCCCTGCACCGAGCCCGCCTCGAGACGCTCGACAGCGCGCTGGGAAAGCCTGTCGCGGGGGTTTTCATCGACGTGGTCAACCCGCTGCGGCTCAGTCCCGAAGAGCTCGAGGCCGAGTGGCGGGTGGGCTCGGACCCCTGGACCCGGCGCAAGGCTTTCCGCGCCCTGGGTTTCCGTCAGCTCGACGTGCGCTACGAGCAGCCGGTCGGCGGGCCAGACGGCGGGCCGGTCACCAACATGGACCTGCTGTTTTACCCGCACGCAGCGCTCGAGGGGCACGCTGAGATCCCGACCGATCTGGTGGCGGACACGCTGCGCACCTACTGGAACGGCTGGTTGGGCGAGCAGCGTGCCGCCCGGCATGCCCGCGAACTGCGCGAGCGCGCCGGAGGCCAGACCGTTGCCCTGATCGACCCGGTTCCCGCTTCCTGA